Proteins from one Oncorhynchus tshawytscha isolate Ot180627B linkage group LG16, Otsh_v2.0, whole genome shotgun sequence genomic window:
- the g0s2 gene encoding G0/G1 switch protein 2, producing METMNEIIPFAKEILSQRPSRGMMKVYLLGSTLALFGVVGGLVETVCMSFCDQEPLDEEMIKLITEEKKRQMLEPEIITDEPDVVDELQTEIDAKKPLESRQRRASIRSHAC from the coding sequence ATGGAGACTATGAACGAGATCATTCCTTTCGCTAAAGAGATCCTGAGCCAGAGGCCCAGTCGGGGCATGATGAAGGTGTACCTGCTGGGTTCTACTCTGGCATTGTTTGGAGTGGTCGGTGGGCTGGTGGAAACGGTCTGCATGTCATTTTGTGATCAGGAGCCATTAGACGAGGAAATGATCAAGTTGATcacagaggagaagaagaggcaaATGCTGGAGCCAGAGATAATCACTGACGAGCCTGATGTTGTGGATGAGTTGCAAACGGAGATTGATGCTAAGAAGCCACTGGAAAGTCGTCAGAGGAGGGCGTCTATCAGGTCACATGCCTGTTGA
- the LOC112216310 gene encoding LOW QUALITY PROTEIN: transcription initiation factor TFIID subunit 8 (The sequence of the model RefSeq protein was modified relative to this genomic sequence to represent the inferred CDS: inserted 1 base in 1 codon) produces MADPAVMAGGFSAVLGRSGXGKATSSPAENYQLARRRTLQVVVSSLLTECGFESAEKAAVESLTEMIQRYISEVGRCAKAYCEHTARITPTLSDTVVTLIEMGFNVNTLPVYAKRSQRMVITAPPVTNAPVIPKALIAGQKRTHPSHIPSHFPEFPDPHTYIKTPTFREPVSDYQVVREKAASQRRDVERALTRFMAKTGETQSLFKDDITAFPLIAARPSSIPYLSALLPSELELQTLEETDSSEQDDQTDSENTPGNNLNDDPGADKENSMLPPGGVVPSVKASEENMIDNPYLRPVKKPKVRRKK; encoded by the exons ATGGCAGACCCTGCGGTGATGGCGGGTGGATTCAGTGCTGTATTAGGg CGTTCAG GTGGTAAGGCGACGTCCAGTCCTGCAGAGAACTACCAGCTTGCCCGGCGTCGCACCCTCCAAGTGGTGGTGAGCTCGCTGCTGACAGAGTGTGGGTTTGAAAGCGCAGAGAAGGCGGCCGTGGAATCACTCACTGAGATGATCCAGAGAT ACATATCTGAAGTGGGACGTTGTGCCAAGGCGTACTGTGAACACACAGCCAGAATCACGCCCACCCTTTCTGACACTGTGGTCACACTCATTGAAATGG GTTTCAATGTGAACACTTTGCCAGTGTATGCCAAGAGATCACAGAGGATGGTTATAACTGCCC CTCCAGTAACGAATGCTCCTGTGATCCCGAAGGCCTTGATCGCTGGACAGAAACGCACTCATCCCTCCCACATACCCAGCCACTTCCCTGAGTTCCCTGATCCCCACACCTACATCAAAACTCCA ACGTTTCGGGAGCCTGTGTCAGATTACCAGGTGGTGCGAGAGAAGGCAGCCTCTCAGAGGAGAGACGTGGAGCGAGCTCTCACACGCTTCATGGCCAAGACCGGAGAAACACAGAGCCTTTTCAAGGATGACATCACTGCTTTTCCTT TGATCGCAGCGCGGCCCAGCTCCATCCCGTATCTCAGTGCCCTACTGCCTTCAGAACTGGAGCTGCAGACTTTGGAGGAGACGGACTCCTCTGAACAGGATGACCAGACCGACAGCGAGAACACTCCAGGCAACAACCTCAAT GATGATCCTGGAGCTGATAAGGAGAATTCCATGCTGCCCCCTGGGGGTGTGGTTCCCTCAGTGAAGGCCAGTGAAGAAAACATGATTGACAATCCATACCTGAGGCCGGTCAAGAAACCCAAAGTGAGGAGGAAGAAGTGA